In the genome of Neovison vison isolate M4711 chromosome 3, ASM_NN_V1, whole genome shotgun sequence, one region contains:
- the DDX18 gene encoding ATP-dependent RNA helicase DDX18, with protein sequence MSHLPMKLLRKKIEKRNLKLRQRNLKLQGVSDVSVSETQNGDMSEEPVGSGKVKKSLKQSVNVGSSEAQNGERTKETVETVQVKKKKKKSTIKINGEAATQPPNSEPKKKKKKKRKMVDDAGPDTKKVKTEDKGDSEEGAQAPEGTENSVEKPDDQEKDNEVPSLPLGLTGAFEDTSFASLTDLVNENTLRAIKEMGFTNMTEIQHKSIRPLLEGRDLLAAAKTGSGKTLAFLIPAVELIVKLKFMPRNGTGVLILSPTRELAMQTFGVLKELMTYHVHTYGLIMGGSNRSAEAQKLGNGINIIVATPGRLLDHMQNTPGFMYKNLQCLVIDEADRILDVGFEEELKQIIKLLPTRRQTMLFSATQTRKVEDLARISLKKEPLYVGVDDDKANATVDGLEQGYVVCPSEKRFLLLFTFLKKNRKKKLMVFFSSCKSVKYHYELLNYIDLPVLAIHGRQKQNKRTTTFFQFCNADSGILLCTDVAARGLDIPEVDWIVQYDPPDDPKEYIHRVGRTARGLNGRGHALLILRPEELGFLRYLKQSKVPLSEFQFSWSKISDIQSQLEKLIEKNYFLHKSAQEAYKSYIRAYDSHSLKQIFNVNNLNLPQVALSFGFKVPPFVDLNVNSNEGKLKKRGGGGGFGYQKAKKVEKSKIFKHISKKSSDSRQFSH encoded by the exons ATGTCCCATCTACCCATGAAACTCCTGCGCAAGAAGATCGAGAAACGGAACCTCAAATTGCGCCAGCGAAACTTAAAGCTTCAGG GAGTCTCGGATGTGAGCGTATCAGAAACGCAAAATGGGGATATGTCTGAAGAACCAGTGGGAAGTGGGAAGGTTAAAAAATCCCTGAAACAGTCTGTGAATGTGGGCTCCTCAGAAGCCCAGAATGGAGAGAGAACCAAAGAAACAGTGGAAACtgtacaagttaaaaaaaaaaaaaagaaatctaccaTAAAAATCAATGGAGAAGCAGCAACACAGCCTCCCAATTCAGAAccgaaaaagaagaaaaagaaaaagagaaaaatggtggATGATGCTGGGCCTG ATACCAAAAAAGTGAAAACTGAAGACAAAGGGGACTCTGAAGAAGGGGCCCAAGCTCCTGAAGGaacagaaaacagtgtggagaagcCAGATGATCAGGAAAAGGACAATGAAGTGCCCAGCCTACCCCTAGGACTGACAG GCGCTTTTGAGGATACTTCATTTGCTTCTCTTACTGATCTTGTCAATGAGAACACTCTCAGGGCAATAAAAGAAATGGGTTTTACAAACATGACTGAAATTCAGCATAAAAGTATCAGACCACTTCTGGAAGGCAG GGATCTTCTAGCAGCTGCAAAAACAGGCAGTGGCAAAACACTGGCATTTCTCATCCCTGCAGTCGAACTCATTGTCAAGTTAAAGTTCATGCCTAGGAATG gaacTGGAGTTCTTATCCTCTCACCTACTAGGGAACTGGCCATGCAGACTTTCGGTGTTCTTAAGGAGCTAATGACGTACCATGTTCACACATACGGCTTGATAATGGGTGGCAGCAACAGGTCGGCTGAAGCACAGAAACTTGGTAATGGGATCAACATCATCGTGGCCACCCCGGGCCGCCTCCTAGACCACATGCAG AATACCCCAGGGTTTATGTATAAAAATCTGCAGTGTCTGGTTATTGACGAGGCTGATCGTATCTTGGATGTTGGGTTTGAAGaggaattaaaacaaattattaaactTCTGCCAA CACGCAGGCAAACCATGCTCTTTTCTGCCACACAAACTCGAAAAGTTGAGGACTTGGCAaggatttctttgaaaaaggagCCATTGTATGTTGGTGTTGATGACGATAAAGCTAATGCAACAGTGGATGGTCTTGAGCAG GGCTATGTTGTTTGTCCCTCGGAAAAGAGATTTCTCCTACTCTTTACATTCCTTAAGAAGAACCggaagaagaaactgatggtctTCTTTTCATCCTGTAAGTCCGTGAAATACCACTATGAGTTGCTGAACTACATCGATTTGCCTGTCTTGGCCATTCAT GGAAGGCAGAAGCAAAATAAGCGTACAACCACATTCTTCCAGTTTTGCAACGCAGATTCAGGGATATTGTTATGTACTGACGTGGCAGCGAGAGGGCTGGATATTCCTGAAGTCGACTGGATTGTTCAGTATGACCCTCCAGATGACCCCAAG GAATATATTCATCGTGTAGGAAGAACAGCCAGAGGCCTAAACGGGAGAGGGCATGCCTTGCTCATTTTACGCCCTGAAGAATTGGGTTTCCTTCGTTACTTGAAGCAATCCAAG GTTCCATTAAGTGAATTTCAGTTTTCCTGGTCCAAAATTTCTGACATTCAGTCTCAG CTTGAAAAATTGATTGAAAAGAACTACTTTCTTCATAAGTCAGCCCAGGAAGCATATAAGTCCTACATTCGAGCATATGATTCCCACTCTCTGAAACAGATCTTCAATGTTAATAACTTAAATTTGCCTCAGGTtgctctttcttttggtttcaagGTGCCTCCTTTTGTTGATCTGA ACGTGAACAGCAATGAGGGCAAGCTTAAAAAGAGAGGAGGCGGTGGCGGCTTCGGCTACCAGAAAGCCAAAAAAGTCGAGAAGTCCAAGATCTTCAAACACATTAGCAAGAAGTCCTCTGACAGCCGGCAGTTCTCCCACTGA